In Paroedura picta isolate Pp20150507F chromosome 1, Ppicta_v3.0, whole genome shotgun sequence, the following are encoded in one genomic region:
- the LOC143825054 gene encoding beta-soluble NSF attachment protein-like isoform X2, translated as MHFARQPSSTCSCRVNTIQRPALWMQEMLTKRQIRKGRFTIAAKHHITIAEVYESELVDIEKAIAHYEQAADYYKGEESNSSANKCLLKVAGYAAQLEQYQKAIEIFEQVGTSTMDNPLLKHSAKDYFFKAALCHFLVDELNAKLALEKYEEMFPAFSDSRECKLLKKLLEAHEEQNCEAYTEAVKEFDSISRLDQWLTTMLLRIKKSIQGESEGDLK; from the exons ATGCATTTTGCCAGGCAGCCAAGCTCCACATGCAGTTGCAGAGTAAACACGATTCAGCGACCTGCTTTGTGGATGCAGGAAATGCTTACAAAAAGGCAGATCCGCAAG GGCCGATTCACTATTGCCGCCAAGCATCATATCACCATTGCAGAGGTCTATGAGTCTGAACTGGTAGATATTGAAAAG GCTATTGCACATTACGAACAAGCGGCAGATTATTATAAAGGCGAAGAATCCAACAG TTCTGCAAACAAATGTCTGCTGAAAGTAGCTGGATATGCGGCTCAGCTAGAGCAATATCAGAAGGCTATTGAAATTTTTGAACAG GTTGGAACAAGTACTATGGATAATCCTTTGCTCAAGCATAGTGCAAAAGATTATTTCTTTAAAGCTGCCCTGTGTCACTTTTTGGTTGATGAACTGAATGCTAAG CTTGCTCTTGAGAAGTACGAGGAGATGTTCCCGGCATTCTCGGATTCAAGGGAGTGTAAACTATTGAAA AAATTGCTGGAAGCTCACGAAGAACAAAACTGTGAGGCGTACACTGAAGCA GTCAAAGAATTTGATTCAATATCCCGCTTGGATCAGTGGCTCACCACCATGTTGCTGCGCATTAAAAAATCGATTCAAGGAGAGAGCGAGGGGGATTTAAAGTGA
- the LOC143825054 gene encoding beta-soluble NSF attachment protein-like isoform X1 — protein sequence MDAATAGNKEREAVQLLAEAEKRVKSSHSFLRGLFGGNTKLEEACEMYTRAANMFKIAKNWSAAGNAFCQAAKLHMQLQSKHDSATCFVDAGNAYKKADPQEAINCLNAAIDIYTDMGRFTIAAKHHITIAEVYESELVDIEKAIAHYEQAADYYKGEESNSSANKCLLKVAGYAAQLEQYQKAIEIFEQVGTSTMDNPLLKHSAKDYFFKAALCHFLVDELNAKLALEKYEEMFPAFSDSRECKLLKKLLEAHEEQNCEAYTEAVKEFDSISRLDQWLTTMLLRIKKSIQGESEGDLK from the exons ATGGATGCCGCCACTGCGGGCAACAAGGAGCGGGAGGCCGTGCAGCTCCTGGCCGAGGCCGAGAAGAGGGTGAAATCCTCCCATTCGTTCCTCAGAGGGCTCTTCGG GGGAAATACGAAGTTGGAAGAAGCATGTGAAATGTACACTAGAGCTGCAAATATGTTTAAGATAGCCAAAAACTGGAGTG CTGCAGGAAATGCATTTTGCCAGGCAGCCAAGCTCCACATGCAGTTGCAGAGTAAACACGATTCAGCGACCTGCTTTGTGGATGCAGGAAATGCTTACAAAAAGGCAGATCCGCAAG AGGCTATCAACTGCTTAAATGCTGCCATCGATATTTACACAGACATG GGCCGATTCACTATTGCCGCCAAGCATCATATCACCATTGCAGAGGTCTATGAGTCTGAACTGGTAGATATTGAAAAG GCTATTGCACATTACGAACAAGCGGCAGATTATTATAAAGGCGAAGAATCCAACAG TTCTGCAAACAAATGTCTGCTGAAAGTAGCTGGATATGCGGCTCAGCTAGAGCAATATCAGAAGGCTATTGAAATTTTTGAACAG GTTGGAACAAGTACTATGGATAATCCTTTGCTCAAGCATAGTGCAAAAGATTATTTCTTTAAAGCTGCCCTGTGTCACTTTTTGGTTGATGAACTGAATGCTAAG CTTGCTCTTGAGAAGTACGAGGAGATGTTCCCGGCATTCTCGGATTCAAGGGAGTGTAAACTATTGAAA AAATTGCTGGAAGCTCACGAAGAACAAAACTGTGAGGCGTACACTGAAGCA GTCAAAGAATTTGATTCAATATCCCGCTTGGATCAGTGGCTCACCACCATGTTGCTGCGCATTAAAAAATCGATTCAAGGAGAGAGCGAGGGGGATTTAAAGTGA